A single genomic interval of Bacteroidota bacterium harbors:
- a CDS encoding tetratricopeptide repeat protein, with product MSRNTLYNSSLSDLLMLRKIVFLLITCIVFQTVQAQNISEQIKLGQEYMKNGEYDKAADLYKVIYNDNPTSNAYYKIYYNCLLILEDYKEIEKIINKQIKKSPENLTYYVDLGYSYEKQNNITDRDKNYNLAISKIGNERAQVIQLANAFMSINDLQRAIDVYSVGKKNVKDYSFNNELAILYYRSGDISRAMDFYIDYAMEDINNLNNVTTSLQRILDEESDHMLFQEKLYNRIQQKDAPVLIELLVWDFVQIKDFESAFIQMKALDKRLKENGSRVYELALTATNEKEYDAAIQCYNYIVQLGAQSPYYFLARNGILDCRWAKIKETNYYTQADIDDLKTNYQNFLNEYNRYDYRAALVTQSLATLEAFYNYDVSGAIALLENVLSWAALNVAQKSEFKITLGDLYLISGDIWEATLLYSQVDKAMKDEPIGEMARFKNAKLAYYRGDFNLAQGQLDVLKASTSELVANDALKLSVFITDNLGLDSILEPMKLFAAADLYLFQNKISDCISTLDTLLKSYPDHKLTDDVYFMKYQIAIKNREMDSAVQYLEYIRSNYAFDLLSDDALFYLGDLYQNYYKDTAKAMACYEELIIQYKDSLFVNEARKRFRILRGDKLN from the coding sequence ATGAGCCGAAACACTTTGTACAATTCATCGTTATCTGATTTACTTATGTTGCGAAAAATTGTTTTTCTATTAATTACCTGTATTGTTTTTCAAACTGTCCAAGCACAAAATATTTCTGAACAAATAAAATTGGGTCAGGAGTATATGAAAAATGGAGAGTATGATAAAGCTGCTGATTTATATAAAGTTATTTACAACGACAATCCAACTTCCAATGCATATTATAAGATCTACTATAATTGTTTGCTGATACTTGAAGATTATAAAGAGATTGAAAAAATTATTAATAAGCAAATTAAAAAGAGTCCTGAAAATCTTACTTATTATGTTGATTTGGGTTATAGTTATGAAAAACAAAATAATATAACCGACCGTGATAAAAATTATAATCTCGCCATCTCAAAAATTGGTAATGAAAGAGCACAGGTTATTCAATTGGCAAATGCATTTATGTCAATAAACGATTTGCAAAGAGCAATTGATGTGTATTCGGTTGGCAAAAAGAATGTAAAGGATTACAGTTTTAATAATGAACTTGCAATACTTTATTATCGCAGTGGTGATATTTCACGGGCAATGGATTTTTATATTGATTATGCAATGGAGGATATAAATAATTTGAATAATGTTACAACATCACTGCAAAGAATATTAGATGAGGAATCTGATCACATGCTGTTTCAGGAAAAGTTATATAATCGCATTCAACAAAAAGATGCACCTGTTTTAATTGAATTATTAGTCTGGGATTTTGTCCAGATAAAAGATTTTGAAAGTGCTTTTATTCAAATGAAGGCACTCGACAAAAGATTAAAGGAAAATGGCAGTAGAGTATATGAACTTGCACTTACTGCAACCAATGAAAAAGAATATGATGCAGCAATTCAATGTTATAATTATATAGTTCAATTAGGCGCACAATCACCTTATTATTTTTTGGCTCGCAATGGTATTTTAGATTGTCGTTGGGCAAAAATTAAAGAAACAAATTATTATACGCAGGCAGATATTGATGATTTAAAAACTAATTATCAAAACTTTTTGAATGAATATAATCGCTATGATTATCGTGCGGCTTTAGTTACCCAATCATTGGCAACCCTAGAAGCATTTTATAATTATGACGTCAGTGGCGCTATTGCTTTATTAGAAAATGTGTTGAGTTGGGCAGCATTAAATGTGGCGCAAAAGTCTGAATTTAAAATCACGCTTGGCGATCTCTATTTGATTAGTGGTGATATTTGGGAAGCAACGTTATTGTACTCTCAAGTTGATAAAGCAATGAAGGATGAACCCATCGGTGAAATGGCAAGATTTAAAAATGCTAAACTCGCTTATTACCGTGGTGATTTCAATCTTGCTCAAGGACAGTTAGATGTGTTGAAAGCTTCTACTTCAGAATTAGTAGCGAATGATGCATTAAAACTTTCTGTGTTTATTACCGACAATTTAGGATTGGATTCTATATTGGAACCAATGAAATTATTTGCTGCTGCTGATTTGTATTTATTCCAAAATAAAATATCAGATTGCATATCCACTCTGGATACATTATTAAAATCTTATCCCGATCATAAATTAACGGATGATGTATATTTTATGAAATATCAAATTGCAATTAAGAACAGGGAAATGGATTCGGCAGTGCAATATCTGGAATATATCCGCAGTAATTATGCATTCGATTTATTATCCGATGATGCATTATTTTATCTAGGCGATTTATATCAAAATTATTATAAGGATACCGCAAAAGCAATGGCTTGTTATGAAGAATTAATTATTCAATACAAAGATTCTTTATTTGTGAATGAAGCCCGCAAACGATTCAGAATATTGCGAGGGGATAAGCTTAATTAG
- a CDS encoding DUF4286 family protein, which yields MYIYNVTLKVAIDRADEWLQWMRTEHIPDVIATGSFTGYKLNRLLDDGDLEGITFVVQYDLANLDDFLSYKQKFAPELQRKHIEKFGDDVFAFRTLMEVIS from the coding sequence ATGTATATCTATAACGTAACGTTAAAAGTGGCGATTGATCGTGCTGATGAATGGCTGCAATGGATGCGCACCGAGCATATTCCTGATGTAATTGCAACTGGATCTTTTACGGGATATAAACTTAATAGATTATTAGATGATGGAGATTTGGAAGGAATCACTTTCGTTGTGCAATATGATTTAGCAAACCTTGATGATTTTCTTTCTTATAAACAAAAATTCGCACCTGAATTACAACGCAAACACATAGAAAAATTCGGAGATGATGTTTTTGCTTTCCGCACTTTAATGGAAGTGATTTCCTGA
- a CDS encoding cytochrome b5 has translation MQLKEYSKFQLALRNGFEKEEVWIAYKGIIYDVTDSTLWRSGKHYDHFAGHDLTDELPDAPHTEIVFKRLKVVGKLIT, from the coding sequence ATGCAACTAAAAGAATACTCAAAATTCCAATTGGCACTCCGCAATGGATTTGAAAAGGAAGAAGTGTGGATTGCATATAAGGGAATAATTTACGATGTAACCGATAGTACTTTGTGGCGAAGCGGAAAACATTATGATCATTTTGCGGGTCATGACCTTACAGATGAATTACCTGATGCACCGCATACGGAAATTGTATTTAAACGATTAAAAGTGGTAGGTAAATTAATTACTTAA
- a CDS encoding GIY-YIG nuclease family protein, whose translation MQHNSIDNVEYTKRDQPWALIKTFQCDCRLQARTIERHIKNMKNRKYIQDIIKHSEIFEKLKIKYPCICKPQK comes from the coding sequence ATGCAGCATAATTCTATTGATAATGTTGAATACACAAAACGAGATCAGCCATGGGCACTCATTAAAACCTTTCAATGTGATTGCAGATTGCAAGCCCGAACAATTGAGCGCCATATAAAAAACATGAAGAACAGAAAATATATTCAAGACATAATAAAGCATTCAGAGATATTTGAGAAGCTGAAAATAAAGTATCCCTGCATTTGTAAACCCCAAAAATAA
- a CDS encoding GIY-YIG nuclease family protein has translation MGGFFMAEYVYILQSEKTGGYYIGQTDDIEKRLMQHNSIDNVEYTKRDQPWALIKTFQCACRLQARRIERHIKNMKNRKYIEDILKHSEIFEKLKIKYPCI, from the coding sequence ATGGGTGGTTTTTTTATGGCAGAATACGTTTACATATTACAATCAGAAAAAACTGGCGGTTATTATATTGGCCAAACGGATGATATAGAAAAGCGATTAATGCAGCATAATTCTATTGATAATGTTGAATACACAAAACGAGATCAGCCATGGGCACTCATTAAAACCTTTCAATGTGCTTGCAGATTGCAAGCCCGAAGAATTGAGCGCCATATAAAAAACATGAAGAACAGAAAATATATTGAAGACATACTAAAGCATTCAGAGATATTTGAGAAGCTGAAAATAAAGTATCCCTGCATTTGA
- a CDS encoding GIY-YIG nuclease family protein, with translation MGGFFMAEYVYILQSEKTGGYYIGQTDDIEKRLMQHNSIDNVEYTKRDQPWALIKTFQCDCRLQARTIERHIKNMKNRKYIQDIIKHSEIFEKLKIKYPCI, from the coding sequence ATGGGTGGTTTTTTTATGGCAGAATACGTTTACATATTACAATCAGAAAAAACTGGCGGTTATTATATTGGCCAAACGGATGATATAGAAAAGCGATTAATGCAGCATAATTCTATTGATAATGTTGAATACACAAAACGAGATCAGCCATGGGCACTCATTAAAACCTTTCAATGTGATTGCAGATTGCAAGCCCGAACAATTGAGCGCCATATAAAAAACATGAAGAACAGAAAATATATTCAAGACATAATAAAGCATTCAGAGATATTTGAGAAGCTGAAAATAAAGTATCCCTGCATTTGA
- a CDS encoding GIY-YIG nuclease family protein, translated as MGGFFMAEYVYILQSKKTGGYYIGQTDDIEKRLMQHNSIDNVEYTKRDQPWALIKTFQCACRLQARRIERHIKNMKNRKYIEDILKHSEIFEKLKIKYPCI; from the coding sequence ATGGGTGGTTTTTTTATGGCAGAATACGTTTACATATTACAATCAAAAAAAACTGGCGGTTATTATATTGGCCAAACGGATGATATAGAAAAGCGATTAATGCAGCATAATTCTATTGATAATGTTGAATACACAAAACGAGATCAGCCATGGGCACTCATTAAAACCTTTCAATGTGCTTGCAGATTGCAAGCCCGAAGAATTGAGCGCCATATAAAAAACATGAAGAACAGAAAATATATTGAAGACATACTAAAGCATTCAGAGATATTTGAGAAGCTGAAAATAAAGTATCCCTGCATTTGA
- a CDS encoding GIY-YIG nuclease family protein: protein MGGFFMAEYVYILQSEKTGGYYIGQTDDIEKRLMQHNSIDNVEYTKRDQPWALIKTFQCDCRLQARRIF from the coding sequence ATGGGTGGTTTTTTTATGGCAGAATACGTTTACATATTACAATCAGAAAAAACTGGCGGTTATTATATTGGCCAAACGGATGATATAGAAAAGCGATTAATGCAGCATAATTCTATTGATAATGTTGAATACACAAAACGAGATCAGCCATGGGCACTCATTAAAACCTTTCAATGTGATTGCAGATTGCAAGCCCGAAGAATATTTTAG
- a CDS encoding YihY/virulence factor BrkB family protein, with protein sequence MKSKIKNFALLSKTAFKNWWAKEPFKESAVIAYYSIFSLPGLLVVIITVAGYFFGNEAVSEHLNSQIKSTMGDETSQQIQQIISTASETKKSVIASILGIITILVGATGVFAQFQKILNTIWEVKADKSKSGILTMLRVRLFSFGLILSIAFILIASLVISAVLASLGKWVTGNFPDSLIILIQILNIIISIGILTFLFALMFKFFPDAKIQWNQVWLGSLVTAILFELGKYGLSLYFGKADPGGGYGPAGSIILILLWVSYSSMIVFYGAEFTHADAERRVGFIQPNKYAVKVKGDRAKK encoded by the coding sequence ATGAAATCAAAAATTAAAAACTTTGCACTATTGTCCAAAACTGCTTTTAAAAACTGGTGGGCAAAAGAACCATTTAAAGAAAGTGCGGTGATTGCATATTACTCTATATTTTCTTTACCCGGATTGCTTGTGGTAATAATTACAGTTGCAGGATATTTTTTCGGCAATGAAGCCGTGAGTGAACATCTTAATTCCCAAATAAAATCCACGATGGGTGATGAAACGTCACAACAAATTCAGCAAATAATTTCGACAGCAAGTGAAACTAAAAAATCTGTTATTGCCAGTATTCTTGGTATTATCACAATTTTAGTTGGTGCCACAGGTGTATTTGCTCAATTCCAGAAAATATTAAATACAATTTGGGAAGTAAAAGCAGATAAATCCAAATCTGGAATTCTAACAATGTTGCGTGTGCGTTTATTTTCGTTTGGACTTATTCTTTCTATTGCATTTATACTTATTGCATCATTGGTTATTTCGGCAGTACTTGCTTCACTAGGGAAATGGGTTACAGGCAATTTTCCGGATTCATTAATTATACTTATACAAATTCTTAATATTATTATATCCATAGGCATTCTTACATTTTTATTTGCATTGATGTTTAAATTTTTTCCGGATGCAAAAATTCAATGGAATCAAGTATGGTTGGGATCTCTTGTTACTGCAATTCTATTTGAGCTGGGGAAATATGGATTATCACTCTATTTTGGCAAAGCAGATCCCGGTGGTGGATATGGTCCGGCTGGTTCAATAATTCTTATTCTTCTTTGGGTTTCTTATTCATCAATGATTGTATTTTATGGTGCTGAATTTACACATGCAGATGCAGAAAGGCGAGTTGGATTTATACAACCAAATAAATATGCTGTGAAAGTAAAGGGCGATAGGGCTAAGAAATAA
- a CDS encoding T9SS type A sorting domain-containing protein: protein MVVNPMGDGFVFSSELMSEGNSEITIYNHAGQQVASLNSNSGTNMMIWNGKTARGENAMSGMYIAVMRNGEETITTKLIK from the coding sequence TTGGTAGTTAATCCAATGGGTGATGGCTTTGTTTTCTCAAGTGAATTAATGTCAGAAGGTAATTCAGAAATCACTATTTACAATCATGCAGGTCAGCAAGTTGCTTCTTTAAACAGCAATAGCGGAACAAACATGATGATATGGAATGGTAAAACTGCTAGAGGCGAAAATGCTATGAGCGGAATGTACATTGCTGTGATGCGCAATGGTGAAGAAACAATTACTACTAAGTTGATTAAATAA
- a CDS encoding RNA pseudouridine synthase produces the protein MIILFEDYYLLVCNKPPGLSTEIQNHNYPSIEQLCLQYLQEKFPRRKNYYLRPVHRLDRAASGVVIFAKTYTALQNVNTQILNRKITKKYIAIVEGILNKKEDILKHWLLKDNLQKKVL, from the coding sequence ATGATAATTCTGTTTGAAGATTACTATTTATTGGTTTGCAATAAACCACCAGGATTGAGTACTGAAATACAAAATCATAATTATCCAAGTATTGAACAACTATGCTTGCAATACTTACAAGAGAAATTTCCCAGGAGAAAAAATTATTATTTACGTCCGGTTCATCGCTTGGACAGAGCAGCAAGTGGAGTGGTAATTTTTGCTAAAACTTACACTGCTTTGCAAAATGTGAATACACAAATTCTAAATAGAAAAATCACTAAAAAATATATTGCAATTGTAGAAGGAATATTAAATAAAAAAGAAGACATATTAAAACATTGGTTATTGAAAGATAATTTGCAGAAAAAAGTATTGTAG
- a CDS encoding gliding motility-associated C-terminal domain-containing protein, whose protein sequence is MAGTLIGTGDNITVNPIITTSYVASINVCGGLNLLDTMVVNVMENNADFSFSTTDFCPDGSISPSFIETPGGIFTIEPTTIPINSATGELDIEDAASGSYYIAYTTPADPCSFTHGESINIVAYPDATIAYADTVVCAFGSVLPTLITTIGGTFSISPTGSATINSSTGSVGLSTAIIGTTYTVSYTTSGLCQSTSTFSFSIRPFDDATFEYDDDSYCPYGTAIPVSIALDGGTFTSTPATLDIDAVTGEIDLSLGTSGTTYFITYTTDGGSCSNSETVTVLIDPLDVATFGYGATSFCAGGTVNPTFITTSGGDFSVSPATLSVNSSTGAIDLTTGTVGAFYNITYTTPDGPCQNSSTITISINANDDSTFAYLDYIYCAVGSAMPSSITTSGGAFSISPSGLSINSTTGALTLGGSTPGTYTVTYTTPSGFCSSSSSHTITIDQFIDAYFYYDSAAYCNYGNITPYIMNPGGNFVASTGISINATSGTINLLASTPGGPYSVFYNSPGCTEQDTFLITVYPDPVLTLSFDDIICIEGEPVLLLGTPTGGVFSGSGVSGNYFNPEDISEQGTYVIHYFYTDANGCVNDITDIIQVVKNSVFAGDDITIIENNIIQLNAEGGVIFEWKPPYGLSCTGCQNPAAQPYITTEYTVTSYDEYGCVATDIINVTVLLFDDLSVFVPNAFTPNNDGLNDYLFAYGSDIAEIESFSVYDRWGSLVYQATNLSPDAVNMGWDGTINGSAAQAGVYAFIIEVRFTFGGSKVVKGNSTILR, encoded by the coding sequence TTGGCAGGAACTCTAATTGGCACAGGTGATAATATTACAGTGAATCCAATAATAACTACCTCCTATGTCGCCTCTATTAATGTTTGTGGTGGATTAAATTTATTAGATACAATGGTGGTGAATGTAATGGAGAACAATGCAGATTTTTCTTTTTCGACTACGGATTTCTGCCCTGATGGTTCTATATCTCCATCTTTTATAGAAACTCCCGGTGGTATATTTACTATTGAGCCAACAACTATTCCTATTAATTCAGCAACAGGAGAATTGGATATTGAAGATGCTGCTTCAGGTTCTTATTATATAGCATATACAACCCCTGCCGACCCCTGTTCTTTTACACATGGGGAATCAATAAACATTGTTGCTTATCCTGATGCAACAATTGCTTATGCGGACACAGTTGTTTGTGCTTTTGGTTCTGTACTGCCAACATTGATAACTACTATAGGCGGAACATTCAGTATTTCTCCAACCGGTAGTGCAACCATTAATTCTAGTACTGGTAGCGTAGGTTTGAGTACGGCTATTATTGGTACAACTTATACGGTTTCATACACCACTTCCGGGCTTTGTCAATCAACATCCACTTTTTCTTTTTCGATAAGACCATTTGATGATGCAACATTTGAGTATGACGATGATTCTTATTGTCCTTACGGAACTGCAATACCTGTGAGTATCGCTTTAGATGGAGGCACATTTACTTCAACACCTGCAACTCTTGATATTGATGCGGTTACAGGAGAAATTGATTTATCATTAGGCACTTCAGGAACCACGTACTTTATTACCTATACCACCGACGGCGGTTCATGCAGTAATTCAGAAACAGTAACAGTTCTTATTGATCCGTTGGATGTAGCTACTTTCGGTTATGGCGCTACTTCTTTTTGTGCAGGCGGTACTGTGAATCCAACTTTTATTACTACTTCCGGGGGTGATTTTTCTGTTTCACCTGCTACCTTATCAGTGAATTCATCCACAGGTGCTATTGATTTGACAACAGGAACTGTAGGTGCTTTTTATAATATTACCTACACCACTCCCGATGGCCCTTGTCAAAACAGTTCCACTATTACAATTTCTATTAATGCAAATGATGATTCCACTTTTGCATATCTGGATTATATTTATTGCGCCGTTGGTTCAGCTATGCCTTCAAGCATTACAACTTCCGGTGGTGCATTTAGTATTTCACCTTCGGGTTTGTCCATCAATAGCACAACAGGCGCATTGACATTAGGAGGCTCAACTCCTGGAACTTACACGGTTACTTATACAACACCTTCAGGATTTTGCAGCAGTTCCTCCTCACATACCATTACTATAGATCAATTTATTGATGCCTACTTTTATTACGACAGTGCCGCATATTGTAATTATGGAAATATAACTCCTTACATCATGAATCCCGGAGGAAATTTTGTTGCTAGTACAGGCATAAGTATTAATGCAACTAGTGGCACAATCAATTTACTTGCATCCACTCCCGGTGGACCGTATTCTGTTTTTTATAATTCACCCGGATGTACAGAGCAGGATACTTTCTTAATTACCGTTTATCCTGATCCGGTATTGACATTAAGTTTTGATGATATTATTTGTATTGAAGGAGAGCCTGTTTTATTATTGGGGACTCCAACAGGCGGTGTATTTTCAGGCAGTGGAGTTTCGGGCAATTATTTTAATCCCGAAGATATTTCTGAACAAGGCACTTATGTAATTCACTATTTCTATACTGATGCAAATGGCTGTGTCAACGATATAACAGACATAATTCAAGTGGTGAAAAATTCTGTATTTGCAGGCGATGATATTACCATTATAGAAAATAATATTATCCAATTGAATGCGGAGGGAGGAGTTATTTTTGAATGGAAACCTCCTTATGGATTGAGTTGCACCGGTTGCCAAAACCCGGCAGCACAACCCTATATTACCACTGAATATACTGTTACTTCTTATGATGAATATGGTTGTGTTGCAACGGATATTATTAATGTAACAGTATTGTTGTTTGATGACTTGTCCGTATTTGTACCAAATGCATTTACTCCTAATAATGATGGTCTAAATGATTACCTATTTGCCTACGGATCTGATATTGCAGAAATTGAAAGTTTTTCAGTGTATGATCGTTGGGGTAGTTTAGTTTATCAAGCAACAAATCTTTCTCCAGATGCTGTAAATATGGGTTGGGATGGAACCATCAATGGCTCTGCTGCACAAGCCGGTGTATATGCATTTATTATAGAAGTGAGATTCACTTTTGGTGGCTCTAAAGTGGTGAAAGGAAATAGCACAATACTCAGGTAA
- a CDS encoding aldehyde dehydrogenase — protein MQIIQNYIGGKFVAPQNGKYMPDFNPATDEVIAQIPESNSDDVNDAVQAAKNAFPAWSHLSITKRSKILYRIAELIEEKKDILALAESNDNGKPYLLAYEVEIPRASSNFEFFATAIRHFASEAHINKGQNINYTIKNPIGVVACISPWNLPLYLFSWKVAPALAAGNCVVAKPSEVTPLTAYLLSEICMEAGMPPGVFNIIHGTGPDAGAALVKHPDVKAISFTGSTRAGKEIASIAAPMFKKLSLELGGKNPVLIFADCNYEKMLETTVRSAFQNQGQICLCGSRIYIEQSIYEKFKKDFVARSLQLVIGDPLEPDTKVGAIVSDLHFKKILSYLRLAREEGGKILCGGEVVKLSGRCANGMFIQPTIIEGLDIHCRTNQEEIFGPVVTITPFNTDEEALMLANNSVYGLASVIWTQDLTRAHRMADAIESGIVWINCWLERDLRTPFGGMKQSGVGREGGWEALRFFTEQKNITIQL, from the coding sequence TTGCAAATCATTCAAAATTATATCGGGGGAAAATTTGTAGCGCCACAAAATGGAAAGTATATGCCTGATTTTAATCCGGCTACTGACGAAGTAATTGCACAAATTCCGGAATCAAATAGCGATGATGTAAATGATGCTGTTCAAGCTGCAAAAAATGCATTCCCCGCATGGTCGCATTTATCAATTACTAAGCGATCAAAAATATTATATCGCATTGCAGAATTAATTGAAGAGAAAAAAGATATACTTGCACTTGCAGAGAGCAATGATAATGGTAAACCTTATCTATTAGCTTATGAAGTAGAAATTCCCAGAGCCAGTTCTAATTTCGAATTCTTTGCCACCGCAATTCGTCATTTCGCAAGTGAAGCACACATTAATAAAGGTCAAAATATCAACTATACTATTAAAAATCCTATTGGAGTTGTTGCTTGTATTTCGCCCTGGAATTTGCCATTGTATCTGTTCTCCTGGAAAGTAGCTCCTGCCTTAGCTGCGGGAAATTGTGTGGTAGCAAAACCATCAGAGGTTACTCCACTCACCGCTTATTTACTTTCTGAAATTTGTATGGAAGCAGGTATGCCTCCCGGAGTGTTTAATATTATTCACGGTACCGGTCCTGATGCGGGCGCAGCATTAGTAAAACATCCGGATGTGAAAGCAATATCATTTACTGGAAGTACAAGAGCGGGTAAAGAAATAGCTTCTATCGCTGCACCCATGTTTAAAAAATTATCATTGGAATTAGGTGGTAAAAATCCGGTATTGATTTTCGCTGACTGCAATTATGAGAAGATGTTGGAAACAACAGTACGAAGTGCTTTTCAAAATCAAGGACAAATCTGTTTATGCGGCTCACGTATTTATATTGAACAAAGTATTTACGAAAAATTTAAAAAAGACTTTGTTGCCCGTTCACTTCAGTTAGTGATTGGTGATCCACTTGAGCCAGACACTAAGGTCGGTGCGATTGTAAGTGATCTGCATTTTAAAAAAATACTTTCCTATCTTCGCCTGGCTCGGGAAGAAGGAGGAAAAATATTGTGTGGCGGCGAAGTGGTAAAGTTAAGTGGACGATGTGCAAATGGGATGTTCATACAACCCACCATCATTGAAGGATTAGATATACATTGCCGCACAAATCAGGAAGAAATATTCGGCCCGGTGGTAACAATAACCCCTTTTAACACAGATGAAGAAGCATTGATGCTTGCCAACAATAGTGTGTATGGCTTAGCATCGGTGATTTGGACACAGGATCTGACAAGAGCACACCGCATGGCGGATGCAATTGAAAGTGGTATTGTTTGGATTAATTGCTGGCTGGAAAGGGATTTGAGAACACCATTCGGAGGCATGAAACAAAGCGGCGTAGGAAGAGAAGGAGGCTGGGAAGCATTGAGATTTTTTACAGAACAAAAAAATATAACCATTCAACTATAA
- a CDS encoding peptidoglycan DD-metalloendopeptidase family protein yields MQVKTIIQKNYRSSIIFSATILLLSSCQMVNQSLFTKSYTDPHIAEQPVFIEDFYPDDAITATRHNKLKTRAELRITEDDNVCYAQTRNTYIFTDDELAGISDIGGEELNADSVSGIGFDAGGDAIISKELFDLGSSYADKFDPLKLEGKLLVDVTMDDVSCFTMPVLGKTNSKFGWRRGRVHSGIDLDLETGDAVVAVIDGLVTKAQYTGGYGNLVVLQHENGLETYYAHLSKIKVEPGQQLESGDILGLGGNTGRSTGPHLHFEIRYRGAAFDPAYLVDFDAKQLRTTDLVLDKSSFKVINEKSSTAYYTVRKGDTLSKIAVKNGTSVSKICKMNSISSTKIIKPGMRLRIR; encoded by the coding sequence GTGCAGGTAAAAACAATCATTCAAAAAAACTACAGATCATCCATTATTTTTTCAGCAACAATTCTGCTGTTGTCATCATGCCAGATGGTTAATCAATCATTATTTACTAAATCTTATACAGACCCGCATATTGCCGAACAGCCTGTTTTTATTGAAGACTTTTATCCGGATGATGCTATTACAGCTACTCGGCATAATAAGTTGAAAACAAGGGCAGAATTACGCATTACCGAAGACGATAATGTATGCTATGCGCAAACACGCAATACCTACATTTTTACCGATGATGAATTAGCAGGTATCAGTGATATTGGTGGGGAAGAATTAAATGCAGACTCCGTTAGCGGAATTGGTTTTGATGCAGGGGGTGATGCAATTATTTCAAAAGAATTATTTGATCTGGGAAGTTCATACGCCGACAAATTTGATCCTTTGAAATTAGAAGGCAAATTATTGGTGGATGTTACCATGGATGATGTGAGTTGTTTTACAATGCCCGTCTTGGGTAAAACAAATTCAAAATTTGGATGGCGACGTGGCCGTGTGCATTCAGGAATTGATCTCGATTTGGAAACTGGTGATGCTGTAGTGGCTGTGATAGATGGTCTTGTTACCAAAGCACAATACACCGGCGGTTATGGTAATCTTGTTGTTCTTCAACATGAGAATGGATTGGAAACCTATTACGCCCATTTATCAAAAATAAAAGTAGAGCCCGGACAACAATTAGAGTCGGGTGATATACTCGGTTTAGGTGGCAACACAGGTCGTTCTACAGGGCCGCATTTACATTTCGAAATCCGATATAGAGGTGCTGCTTTTGATCCCGCTTATCTTGTTGACTTTGATGCAAAGCAATTGCGGACAACAGATTTGGTGTTAGATAAATCTTCTTTTAAAGTAATTAATGAAAAATCTTCCACAGCCTATTATACCGTGCGAAAAGGAGATACACTTTCTAAAATTGCAGTGAAAAATGGAACTTCCGTAAGTAAGATTTGTAAAATGAATAGCATATCATCCACCAAAATTATTAAGCCCGGAATGCGCCTTCGGATTCGTTAA